The following proteins are encoded in a genomic region of Coffea eugenioides isolate CCC68of chromosome 6, Ceug_1.0, whole genome shotgun sequence:
- the LOC113775437 gene encoding vacuolar protein sorting-associated protein 32 homolog 2: MFTRIFGKPKQETNAVTTLDKLNETLEMLEKKEKVLQKKASAEVEKAKEFTRAKNKRAAIQCLKRKRLYEQQIEQLGNFQLRIHDQMIMLEGAKATTETVDALRTGASAMKAMQKATNIDDVDKTMDEINEQTENMKQIQEALATPIGAAADFDEDELEAELEELEGAELEEQLLQPAINTPAAPVHAPTPAGRQPARPAPQKQSAEEDELAALQAEMAL; this comes from the exons ATGTTTACTAGAATATTCGGCAAGCCAAAGCAGGAGACTAATGCTGTCACAactttggataaattaaatgag ACTTTAGAGATGCTAGAAAAGAAGGAGAAAGTTCTTCAGAAGAAGGCATCTGCAGAGGTTGAAAAGGCTAAGGAATTCACCAGAGCAAAAAACAAGAGGG CGGCCATCCAATGTTTAAAGAGGAAAAGGCTCTATGAACAGCAAATTGAGCAGCTTGGTAATTTCCAGTTGCGCATCCATGATcag ATGATCATGCTAGAAGGTGCAAAAGCTACAACAGAAACTGTTGATGCCTTGAGAACTGGTGCATCAGCAATGAAAGCAATGCAGAAAGCAAC AAATATTGATGATGTGGATAAGACAATGGATGAAATAAATGAGCAGACAGAGAATATGAAACAGATACAGGAAGCTTTGGCTACTCCTATTGGTGCAGCAGCTGATTTTGATGAG GATGAATTGGAGGCAGAACTTGAAGAATTGGAAGGCGCTGAGTTGGAAGAGCAGCTTCTTCAGCCTGCAATTAATACCCCCGCGGCACCTGTGCATGCTCCTACACCAGCTGGCAGGCAACCAGCTCGCCCTGCTCCTCAGAAGCAATCAGCTGAGGAAGATGAACTTGCTGCATTGCAAGCAGAAATGGCTCTTTGA
- the LOC113775436 gene encoding meiotic nuclear division protein 1 homolog: protein MSKKRGLSLDEKREKMLQIFYGSQDFFLLKELEKLGPKKGIISQTVKDVVQSLVDDDLVSKDKIGTSVYFWSLPSCAGNQLRNVHRKLEADLQNSKKRLAELEDQCHALKKGREESVDREKALDELKAIEEKHNELKDEMGQYADNDPATFEAMKNAIEVAHAAANRWTDNIFTLRQWCSNNFPQAKEQLDHLFNEVGVTDDFDYLELPAVVPLGPGEQTVETYN, encoded by the exons ATG TCTAAGAAAAGAGGCCTTTCGTTAGATGAGAAGCGCGAGAAAATGCTACAAATATTTTATGGGTCACAGGACTTCTTCCTT CTCAAGGAACTGGAGAAATTGGGTCCCAAGAAAGGCATTATCAGCCAGACGGTGAAAGATGTTGTCCAGAGTTTAGTGGATGATGACCTTGTTTCAAAAGACAAGATAGGGACTTCT GTATACTTTTGGAGCCTACCAAGCTGTGCTGGAAACCAG CTGAGGAATGTGCATCGGAAACTGGAAGCTGATCTTCAAAATAGTAAGAAGCGGCTTGCTGAACTTGAAGACCAATGTCATGCTTTGAAGAAGGGAAGAGAGGAATCG GTTGACAGAGAGAAGGCATTGGATGAGCTGAAAGCCATTGAAGAGAAACATAATGAGCTAAAG GATGAAATGGGACAGTATGCAGACAATGATCCAGCTACTTTTGAGGCAATGA AGAATGCAATTGAAGTAGCTCATGCAGCAGCTAACAGATGGACAG ATAACATCTTCACTCTGCGGCAATGGTGTTCAAATAACTTTCCCCAGGCCAAAGAACAACTTGATCACCTTTTCAATGAG GTTGGAGTTACGGATGACTTTGACTATTTGGAGTTGCCTGCAGTTGTTCCCCTTGGCCCGGGAGAGCAGACAGTCGAAACCTATAACTGA